The following coding sequences lie in one Cinclus cinclus chromosome 15, bCinCin1.1, whole genome shotgun sequence genomic window:
- the LOC134050012 gene encoding UDP-N-acetylglucosamine transferase subunit ALG13 homolog: protein MKSVFVTVGTTSFDELIATARSPPALQALQSRGYQKLVLQVGRGSLPQPQPSSSSSSAVAVEVFRFKDSLAEDLQGADLVISHAGAGSCLETLEKGKPLIVVINDKLMDNHQLELARQLHRDGYVLYCNCSTLVETLQSMDLPALKPFPPGQPEKFASFLDKVFGLQ, encoded by the exons ATGAAATCCGTGTTCGTGACCGTGGGCACCACCAGCTTCGACGAGCTGATCGCCACCGCCCGCTCACCGCCCGCGCTGCAG GCGCTGCAGAGCCGCGGGTACCAGaagctggtgctgcaggtgggCCGGGGCTCGCTGCCCCAGCcgcagcccagcagcagcagcagctcggcCGTGGCCGTGGAAGTGTTCCGCTTCAAGGACTCGCTGGCTGAGGACCTGCAGGGCGCAGACCTGGTCATCAGCCACGCAG GTGCTGGTAGCTGCCTGGAGACTCTAGAGAAAGGAAAACCCCTAATAGTGGTAATAAATGACAAGCTGATGGACAACCATCAGCTTGAGCTGGCCAGACAGCTCCACAGAGATGGCTATGTCCTCTACTGTAACTGCAG cacTCTTGTGGAGACACTGCAGTCAATGGACTTGCCAGCTTTGAAACCTTTTCCTCCTGGACAGCCAGAAAAGTTTGCTTCATTCTTGGATAAAGTTTTTGGGttgcaataa